The Fusarium fujikuroi IMI 58289 draft genome, chromosome FFUJ_chr01 sequence GGGTTAATTGGAAGGGTTCCCGTATAGGttgcctttttttaatagcaGTAGACAGTGGTATTTTTATTGTATCATAGGTAGCATAGTGCAACATTAGAAACTCTGGGCTTTTGCCAAGTTCTTTTACTTAAAAGTCAAGCTGTTCGATAGCCAGACAGACAGCCCGCGTAATGCCCATCCCTTGTAACTATAGAATCAAGCCTTCTTGTACATGTCCGTGAATGTTTCTGGAGCTATATTCTCTTCATCCCCAAAGAGGTGCCGTCACCTCGACAGCTCTCTCCACCACCGCCCTCACTCTGTCTGCAAAAACCTTGTTGTTAGACTCAACCTCGAGGTCTTCCAACCAAACCGTAGCATTCATCCTGTCCACCTTGATTGACACTCCTGGCACAGGAATACCAATCTTGTGCAGCCTATCAATCTCCTTCTGTTGTCTCTCCTGGAGTTGTGTATCCTCACTATCCTCCTCTGTCTTCATGGCATCATCGGCCTCAtctttcttgatcttgtcttcgGTGTCCTCTACAGCTGGCAATTTGGGGGTCGTCACTGGGGCAACGTTGTCTTGACCGAACTGAGCTTCGAGAAACCAGAGAAGACGCTCAAGGCGCTCCTCTGGGGAAGCAGAGTGGTGAGGGTTCACATCCGGTAGCTCGTGCGAGTGTGAGTGCTTAGCGGAGGAGCGCTTGACAGCAGCAGGAGAACTCTCCACGGAGAAGAGAACAGCCATGACGGAGTCGGCGATGCCGTCGTTGAGCATATTGCCCTCCCActcaagctcaacctcgCCGTTTGTGCGGTATCGGACTGAGACACATCCCATGACAAGGTAAGCTGCAACGAGGCTAgcaacctcttcatcagcatcCTCCTGATTCGTTTCCTCGCCATCCGTGATCATATGATCTCCATGCCCATTGCTTTGACCATTCTTTCCACGGCGCATCTCAGGGAGTTCTTCGATGTTGCCAAAGGTGCCCTCAAGAGCCCACTTGACGAGGTCGACACCTGCAGCACTTAGGGTCAGGCGCTGCTTGCAGGTAATGGTGGTTGTGTTTAGACCCGCGTACTCGCGTAGATCCTCGGGCGCCATGAGAGAAAGCTTGAAGTCGTTCTGAACGAGCACGCCGGTAACGAGAGGCGGTGCAGCGCTTTGATCAGGATGGATGCTCTGAGGAGGCTGGATCGACGCAAGTTTTCCAACAACCTTGGCGGTCTTATCGGCTTTGAAGGGGATGCGAAGCTCTTCACAGTTGCGGGGTGAGTAGACTTTGACCTTTGCTGTTTTGTTTGCGTTGAGAGAGAGGAGTTTGGATTTGAGACGCATCATGTTGTGCTGTTCGCCATGAACAAGAATCTGTCACAAACGTTAGCATAATGTTTGGTGGTGAATGAGAGAGGAGGCAGACGTACGACGACAGGAGCTGCAACTTCTTCGATAAATTCACGgttctcaacgccatcgaCGTGAGCCGCAAACGAGTATTCCTGAACACTACACCTTCGAGGAATGAGGACTTTCTCGCCATCTGCTCCGGGCATTCGACGAGCGCCCGCCATACTACGAGACATGACTGCCTGGATCTGATCGGGTTCTTGCATAATCTGCTTAGCCATTGTGCCTTCGACACTGTAACCAGTGATGATCACGCCATTCTTCTCGCTGGGCGCCCACCGTTCCAGTAGCTCACGACTGACACCATTCTGAAGCATACCAGGACTGGCAAGCATGACACAACCGCCAACATCGTCGAACCTGTCCAAGTTCTTGAGAGAGCGGATGTACTTAAAGTCCCAGGGTCCACCCTTACCAGCTCCATCACCAGACGCCTCTGCCTCGGCCATTCGCTCACGGAACAAGCGTTTGATGTTGTCGTTCATGGCACCAACGTAGGTCTGGTAGATGAGCATACACTTCCTTGCAAGGTTACTGGCATAGTAGATGGGGTACTTCTGGAAGTCAGCATGCTTGCCCCAGTACTCGTCGAGAATCAGGAGCAGCTCCTGAGCTCGTCCGAGGGCAAAGACTGGCATGAGGACACGACCGCCTCGATTGAGGATACTTGTGATGGATTTCATAAGGGCCTGCTCTCTCTCGAGGCGAGGCACATGAGAAGCAATGCCATAGGTGGATTCAGTGATAAGAACATCAATCTTGACGCCCTTAGGAACCTCTGCTGAGACCAAATGTCGATCTTGCTCGCGAGAGTAGTCACCTgtgaagaagatgttgaggccAGCAATCTCGATAAGGAACATGGCAGCACCAAGAACATGGCCGGCAGGGTAAGGGGTGATTCTGATGGAGGAGATAGTATGAGTTGTGTGGTAGTCGATGGC is a genomic window containing:
- a CDS encoding related to BRR5-component of pre-mRNA polyadenylation factor PF I, producing MASKRKASAMNAAAAEEPVDPSDELMFLCLGGGNEVGRSCHIIQYKGKTVMLDAGQHPAYDGLAALPFYDDFDLSTVDVLLISHFHIDHAASLPYVLAKTNFRGRVFMTHPTKAIYKWLIQDSVRVGNTSSNPTTQPVYTEQDHLNTFPQIEAIDYHTTHTISSIRITPYPAGHVLGAAMFLIEIAGLNIFFTGDYSREQDRHLVSAEVPKGVKIDVLITESTYGIASHVPRLEREQALMKSITSILNRGGRVLMPVFALGRAQELLLILDEYWGKHADFQKYPIYYASNLARKCMLIYQTYVGAMNDNIKRLFRERMAEAEASGDGAGKGGPWDFKYIRSLKNLDRFDDVGGCVMLASPGMLQNGVSRELLERWAPSEKNGVIITGYSVEGTMAKQIMQEPDQIQAVMSRSMAGARRMPGADGEKVLIPRRCSVQEYSFAAHVDGVENREFIEEVAAPVVILVHGEQHNMMRLKSKLLSLNANKTAKVKVYSPRNCEELRIPFKADKTAKVVGKLASIQPPQSIHPDQSAAPPLVTGVLVQNDFKLSLMAPEDLREYAGLNTTTITCKQRLTLSAAGVDLVKWALEGTFGNIEELPEMRRGKNGQSNGHGDHMITDGEETNQEDADEEVASLVAAYLVMGCVSVRYRTNGEVELEWEGNMLNDGIADSVMAVLFSVESSPAAVKRSSAKHSHSHELPDVNPHHSASPEERLERLLWFLEAQFGQDNVAPVTTPKLPAVEDTEDKIKKDEADDAMKTEEDSEDTQLQERQQKEIDRLHKIGIPVPGVSIKVDRMNATVWLEDLEVESNNKVFADRVRAVVERAVEVTAPLWG